TAGACCACTATCGCATCAGTAGATGAAAGGGAATTGGTAAGGATATTCAATTCAATCCCCTTAGAAATTTGATTTTTAAAGATTTTCATCATCTTTTTGCCTGGAATAAAATACGATGAAGCGATAAAAACGGAGTCCTTAGCGTTTTTAAGGGCTTTCTCAAAAGCGATTTTGATAGGCGAATACAAGGGCGTGTCAATTTTTTTGGGTGAATCGGCTAAAAAAATGGCATTCCCATAATAAATTGGGTATTGGTATTTTTGGAATCGTTCTATAAAATCATTGACTTTTTTTTCAAACTGGTTTTTGTCTTCAGCGCTGATAGGGATTTTTTCATGGAGTTTAGCGATTTCTTTAGCGTTGTTTTTGAGTCTTTTATGGGTTCTTAGTAATGAAACAGGAATGGAGCGGTGGAATCTCCAATAGCGTTCAAAGCTTTCTTTGGCTTTTGAAGCAACCCCCCCAAAAAACAAAGCGTCTAAATCTAAAAAATTCGTGTCTAAATCGTTATCAAAATAATTATCCCCAATATTGCGCCCTCCTATAATGACAGCGAAATTATCCACGATGAAAAGCTTGTTGTGCATGCGTTTTTTAATGCGCTCATAATCCGCAAGCATTTCAAAATAGCGCAAGCCTTTATTGCGGATGTAGTAGGGGTTAAAAATTTTCACTTCAATGTTTTTATGGAAATTTAAAAGCATAATATCTGAAAAATCCGAATACACTCCGTTATCGTCTAAAAGGATGCGCACTTTTACCCCACGATTGGCCGCGTTTAAAAGTTCTTTAGCGATCACTTGAGAGGAAAGATCGTTCTTATAGATATAAGTTTGCATGTCAATGCTTTTTTGGCTCATTCTGATAAGACCCACTCTGTGCAATAAAGCGTCAAAGCCGTCTTCTAAAAGAATGGCCGCGCTATGGTTAGGGTTTTCTTTCAAATTTTTAGCATACAAGCTCCCAATGGTGGTAGTGTAGGGATCATAAGAGATAGGGGGGCTTGAAATGGGAGTCTTATAGACTAACCCAAAGCACCCATTAAAAAAAAAGACGCTTAAAAAAACTAAAAAGATTTTCAAAAACGACCCAAAGAAATTAGCGGCTTTTACCCACTTTCAACATCCTATTACGCAAAGTAGCGATACTGCTTTGCAAGGGTAATTCTTTAGGGCAAGTGTCATGGCAAGCAATCAAGCTCATGCACCCAAAAACACCATCATCATCGCCGACTAATTCATAAAAATCATCATCGCTTCTTTCATCATGGCTGTCAATCATAAAACGCATGGCTCTGTTCATGCCAGCAGCTCCAATGAAATTAGGGCGCATGAGTTTAGTCCCGCAAGAAGCGATACAGCACCCGCATTCAATGCACCTGTCTAGTTCAAAGACTTCTTGGGCTTCATCAGGCTCAACCCTTTTTTCCGGCTTAGTAATATCCACTTCTTCTTTAGAATGCGCCCAACTCTCCACCCTTTTAGTCATATCGCTAAACCAATCGCCGGTGTTTACGCTCAAATCTTTAATGAGCGTAAAACTGGGCATGGGCATGAGCGTGATCACCCCGCTTTCAAAACTGGAAGTTAGGGTTTTACAAGCTAGCCTCGGTCTCCCATTAACCATCATCGCGCAAGAGCCGCAAATCCCAGCGCGGCACACAAAATCAAAACTCAAATCCGGATCTTGATGCTCTCTAATGAGGTTTAAAGCGATAAAGAGCGTCATGGATGGCGTTTCTTTCAATTGATACTCTTTAAAATGCGGCTTACTCACCGCGCTTTGAGGGTCAAATTTTAGCACTCTAACTACAATCGTTCGTTCATTATCACTCATGGTGTTCTCCTTTTAAATTAGCGTTGTGTTGGTCTAATAAATCATGGACATTGAAAGAATACAAATGTTCCCCCCTAGCCCTGACTTCCTCATCTTCTAAACGCATGTTCCTAGCCTTGTATTTTTCTTGCAATTCAAAAGGCATGAGTGCGTGTTGGACTTCTACCCTGTCTTTCCCGAGCTTTTCTAATTCTAAAATCGTTTTCAAAATCTCAGCGTCGCGCTCTTCTTTTTTGGGGTGGGGAATGAAATTGCCTTTTTTGCCATAGCCCCTAAAATCAGGGCTGATTTCCATTTTCATCACATCTAATTCTTCGTATTCAATCGTGGGCATGTCTTGCTCAGCGCTAGGCCAGCTCGCTAAAGTCCGATTAAGCCATTTTTCATCGTCTCTTTTAGGGTAGTCAATCCTTGTGTGAGCCCCTCTGCTTTCGGTGCGCAGTAACGCTCCTTGAGTGATGCAAAGCGCGAGTTTGAGCATTTTTTTGGTGCGGTAAGCGTCTTCTAATTCAGGGTTATTGTGCAAAACCTTGTTTTTCACGCAAATGTTTTTGGAGCGTGCATAAAGCTCTTGCAATTCTTTAAGGGCTTCTTCTAATTTTTTGCCTTCTCTAAAAACGCCCACTTTTTCATCCATGACTTCTTTCATGCGTTCTCTAATTTCATACACGTCTTCTTTGCCTTCATTATGCAATAAAAAATGCATGTAATCCTGGCTTTCTTTAATGAAGGCTTCAACTTTTTGCGTGTTGATTTCAATTTGCGCTTCTAAACAATGCAAGGCGAAATAATCCCCTATGATCATGCCAGCGACTACCGCTTCACTCACAGAATTTCCCCCCAAGCGGTTAAACCCATGCAAATCCCAGCATGCCGCTTCACCCGCACAAAACAAGCCTTTCAAATGGGTTTCGCCTTTAGGGTTTGTCCTAACCCCACCCATAGAATAGTGTTGCATGGGCTTTATGGGGATCCAGCCTTTTTGCTTAGCCATCGCTTGCCCGTATTCAGGCTCATTAGTGGGCGCTCCTTGCATGTTGTCTTTGGTTTGCTCTTCGCTATCAGCCGGATCAATTCCTGCAAAAGTCATGGCAAT
The Helicobacter pylori genome window above contains:
- the clsC gene encoding cardiolipin synthase ClsC; amino-acid sequence: MKIFLVFLSVFFFNGCFGLVYKTPISSPPISYDPYTTTIGSLYAKNLKENPNHSAAILLEDGFDALLHRVGLIRMSQKSIDMQTYIYKNDLSSQVIAKELLNAANRGVKVRILLDDNGVYSDFSDIMLLNFHKNIEVKIFNPYYIRNKGLRYFEMLADYERIKKRMHNKLFIVDNFAVIIGGRNIGDNYFDNDLDTNFLDLDALFFGGVASKAKESFERYWRFHRSIPVSLLRTHKRLKNNAKEIAKLHEKIPISAEDKNQFEKKVNDFIERFQKYQYPIYYGNAIFLADSPKKIDTPLYSPIKIAFEKALKNAKDSVFIASSYFIPGKKMMKIFKNQISKGIELNILTNSLSSTDAIVVYGAWERYRNQLVRMGANVYEIRNDFFNRQIKGHFSTKHSLHGKTIVFDDNLTLLGSFNIDPRSAYINTESAVLFDNPSFAKRVRLSLKDHAQQSWHLVVYRHRVIWEAVEEGILIHEKTSPDTSFFLRLIKEWSKVLPEREL
- a CDS encoding fumarate reductase iron-sulfur subunit; the protein is MSDNERTIVVRVLKFDPQSAVSKPHFKEYQLKETPSMTLFIALNLIREHQDPDLSFDFVCRAGICGSCAMMVNGRPRLACKTLTSSFESGVITLMPMPSFTLIKDLSVNTGDWFSDMTKRVESWAHSKEEVDITKPEKRVEPDEAQEVFELDRCIECGCCIASCGTKLMRPNFIGAAGMNRAMRFMIDSHDERSDDDFYELVGDDDGVFGCMSLIACHDTCPKELPLQSSIATLRNRMLKVGKSR
- a CDS encoding fumarate reductase flavoprotein subunit gives rise to the protein MKITYCDALIIGGGLAGLRASIACKQKGLNTIVLSLVPVRRSHSAAAQGGMQASLANAKKSEGDNEDLHFLDTVKGSDWGCDQQVARMFVTTAPKAIRELASWGVPWTRIKKGDRPAVVNGEHVIITERDDRHGYILSRDFGGTKKWRTCFTADATGHTMLYAVANEALHHKVDIQDRKDMLAFIHHDNKCYGAVVRDLITGEISAYVSKGTLLATGGYGRVYKHTTNAVICDGAGAASALETGVAKLGNMEAVQFHPTALVPSGILMTEGCRGDGGVLRDKFGRRFMPAYEPEKKELASRDVVSRRILEHIQKGYGAKSPYGDHVWLDIAILGRNHVEKNLRDVRDIAMTFAGIDPADSEEQTKDNMQGAPTNEPEYGQAMAKQKGWIPIKPMQHYSMGGVRTNPKGETHLKGLFCAGEAACWDLHGFNRLGGNSVSEAVVAGMIIGDYFALHCLEAQIEINTQKVEAFIKESQDYMHFLLHNEGKEDVYEIRERMKEVMDEKVGVFREGKKLEEALKELQELYARSKNICVKNKVLHNNPELEDAYRTKKMLKLALCITQGALLRTESRGAHTRIDYPKRDDEKWLNRTLASWPSAEQDMPTIEYEELDVMKMEISPDFRGYGKKGNFIPHPKKEERDAEILKTILELEKLGKDRVEVQHALMPFELQEKYKARNMRLEDEEVRARGEHLYSFNVHDLLDQHNANLKGEHHE